CAGGAGACTTAAAGTTGGGTGGGACCAGCGGAGACAAAGTAGACTTGGAGTTGGGTGGGGGCAGTGGAGACACAGGAGACTTGGACTTGGGCGGGACCAGCGGAGACAAAGGAGACTTCGAGCTGGGAAGGACCAGCGGAGACAAAGGAGACTTAAAGTTGGGTGGGACTAGCGGAGACAAAGTAGACTTGGAGCTGGGAAGGACCAGCGGAGACACaagagacttggagctgggtgGGAGCAGTGGAGACACAGGAGACTTGGACTTGGGTGGGACCAGCGGAGACAAAGGAGACTTCGAGCTGGGAAGGACCAGCAGAGAcaaaggagacttggagctggaaAGGACCAGCGGAGAAacgagacttggagctgggtgGGAGCAATGGAGACACAGGAGACTTGGACTTTGGTGGGACCAGCAGAGACAAAGGAGACCTGGAGCTGGGAAGGACCAGCGGAGACACAAGAGACTTGGAGTTGGGTGGGAGCAGTGGAGACACAGGAGACTTGGACTTGGGTGGGACCAGCGGAGACAAAGTAGACTTGGAGCTGGGAAGGACCAGCGGAGAAACAAGAGACTTGGACTTGGGCGGGAGCAGTGGAGACACAGGAGACTTGTACTTGGGTGGGACCAGCAGAGACACAAGAGACTTGGAGTTGGGTGGGACCAGCAGAGACACaagagacttggagctgggaaGGACCAGCGGAGACACaagagacttggagctgggtgGGACCAGCGGAGACAAAGTAGACTTGGAGCTGGGAAGGACCAGCGGAGACACaagagacttggagctgggtgGGAGCAGTGGAGAcaaaggagacttggagctggaaAGGACCAGTGGAGAAacgagacttggagctgggtgGGAGCAATGGAGACACAGGAGACTTAAAGTTGGGTGGGACTAGCGGAGACAAAGTAGACTTGGAGCTGGGAAGGACCAGTGGAGACACaagagacttggagctgggtgGGAGCAGTGGAGACACAGGAGACTTAAAGTTGGGTGGGACCAGCGGAGACAAAGTAGACTTGGAGTTGGGTGGGGGCAGTGGAGACACAGGAGACTTGGACTTGGGCGGGACCAGCGGAGAcaaaggagacttggagctggaaAGGACCAGCGGAGACAAAGGAGACTTAAAGTTGGGTGGGACCAGCGGAGACAAAGTAGACTTGGAGCTGGGAAGGACCAGCGGAGACACaagagacttggagctgggtgGGAGCAGTGGAGACACAGGAGACTTGGACTTGGGTGGGACCAGCGGAGAcaaaggagacttggagctgggaaGGACCAGCGGAGACACAAGAGACTTGCAGTTGGGTGGGACCAGCGGAGAcaaaggagacttggagctggaaAGGACCAGCGGAGAcaaaggagacttggagctgggtgGGAGCAGTGGAGAcaaaggagacttggagctggaaAGGACCAGTGGAGAAacgagacttggagctgggtgGGAGCAATGGAGACACAGGAGACTTGGACTTTGGTGGGACCAGCAGAGAcaaaggagacttggagctgggaaGGACCAGCGGAGACACAAGAGACTTGGAGTTGGGTGGGAGCAGTGGAGACACAGGAGACTTGGACTTGGGTGGGACCAGCGGAGAcaaaggagacttggagctggaaAGGACCAGCGGAGACAAAGTAGACTTGGAGTTGGGTGGGAGCAGTGGAGACACAGGAGACTTGGACTTGGGTGGGACCAGCAGAGAcaaaggagacttggagctgggaaGGACCAGCGGAGACACAAGAGACTTGGAGTTGGGTGGGAGCAGTGGAGACACAGGAGACTTGGACTTGGGTGGGACCAGCGGAGACAAAGGAGACTTAAAGTTGGGTGGGACCAGCGGAGACAAAGTAGACTTGGAGCTGGGAAGGACCAGCGGAGACAAAGTAGACTTGGAGCTGGGCACAATCTAACGAAAATGGCCATTAAAATATTGTCAGTTCATGCAAAGCTCACATGCATATAAATTGGTAAAAATGTATGCCTTCAATGCAGCACTGCAAATACATTTCTTCAAATAAAAGTGTATGCCAAATGCAAATACCCTGAGAGGGACATatctttttctatttttacattttgagtcTGTGAACCTGCCTTTAACCATGAAATATGCAGAAATGACCTGCTAACACCACAATTTTAATAGACATTTTgtatgcacattcaacaatacATCAGAGTGTTGAAAGTTTGCAGGCATGTTCATGGCCCTAAATGAGAAATAGACAAACAATTTCAAGAAAAACCTCCTAGGTTAAACAGTATTTCTGACAACTCAAATATGTGTTGTGGGTCAGATTGACCCGGAACATAATATACAGGTTTAACTTACATATCATTCATATGTATTTTCTCTTATACACTTGTCGTGGAAATTCTCAATACAAATCTGACATCCCCACTGACAATTTAAACAACTCctagttaataaaattaaataaaattctcctagttgttaataaaatataatccaATACTTCCCTGAAGTATGGTGACGGCGTCCCGTCAAGAAGCTACTATCACTACCTCAATCACACTTGGCTGTTACATTTGTTGTCTTTTGATATAAAATTACGTTATCTAAGTATccaaatttgttttattatcttGCATCCAAATAATCAAATCTGTCATAAATAGATTTATATAGTTAATGTTTTGGAATCAATGTAAAAATGCTTATACTGtacttggttttaataaatacattattaatgtaaatatacaaaataCTATTGTATTGGATGCTTACGATAGGGCaagaaatgtttattatgaatttatttaattatttaacttgAAATGTGCCCACATTAATTAAATCTcaaacatgaatttacattggATTAAGGAAACAGACTGTGAGGGCTTTTCCTCCACCACTGAAGTATCACTTCTGCTGACAGATGTCATGActgtttttggtttatttttgctttgaaCAGAAGTCAAGACCTGTAGACCCACTGAGTTCAGCTGTGGTGATAAACGCAAAAGGTGTTTGCCTATGAGATGGAGATGTGATGGTGACGTGGACTGTCAGAATGGTGCGGATGAGGAAGGCTGTGGTGAGTCTCTTTAAATCTCATCTTTCTGTTGCCACAGATACAAACTTTATGTAAGTATGTAAACCCAGATAGATTGAAAGTGATCGTTGTAAGCTGGTCCTGCAGAGGGCCTCTGAAATTCAGCTAAGTGATCAATCTCTCGTTAATTTAAAGTCCCCGTGTAGTCGATAATTTTACACTTAAAACTAATCTTTGATcactaaaatgacatatttaaacttttatttttgtaaaaaaaaaaaaaagatttttgtatcataccttaaaatagcttgaatgtaactcttcacccttgcctcatttaatatacacggatCAATGGATATGCAAATAAGCCCCGCCTCCACTTGCTCGCCatctcagagatccactcgctcaacttactgaggtaaacgctgcaggatggtatcgctctttacaaTATCGGACACATAactgtaattaatatgattagcgtTTTGCTTGACTACTTTATCAAATAGCTAAtgatgtgttgctaatgttacacaaatcatgttcacattcacaagtcagacagctgccttctaacaatcagtatccttacaaacgctttgaacaatTTAGGACATCAGTGGAGAATGGCATATaattcatcataacatcgtaatataaATCATACTCCCGACATAGTGCTAAATCTAtacgatttttcatatcaacagaaatgAGACTCGAGACTCCCCTGATAGTTAGCTGTCAGTAATATGCTAAAGCTCGCCAGCAtgttgatgtgattggttacaaggtaggaCACCAACTGTCTTTTTTTcccactgcagttttaaggagaaaatacacAGCAAATTCTCAGAAAATACTCACtctttaaattttgagaaaaaagtcgagataaaatgttgagaataaagtcataatttaacgagtacacacatttttttaatgatttttttctcaaaatgtaacgacttttttttctcataatttaatgaatttgttgtCGTAATTTAAAGGTCCCATTCTtcatgatcccatgtttcaaactttagttagtgtgtaatgttgttagagtataaataaaatctgtaaaattttaaagctcaaagttcaatgccaagcgagatattttatttaacagaagtcgcctacatcgaacggccagtttggactacatccctctacttccttctttaatgacgtcactaaaacagttttttgactaacctccgcccacaggaatacacaagagttgcgtttgtagagtgtgtttgtcgccatgtcgtcgaaacgctgttattttcaacccgcagtccaatcactgggtctgattccggctcaaattgatagggtaaaattaaagacatgtttacaataacaccgAGCGCATGCATCTCCACCATAGACTGtgatctccacgttatggtaagaggcgtgactttTCCGGGCATGATGCGCTCagagctgtcgaatcacaacacaggaatgAACcactggcacaatcagaactcgttacgtatttctgaaggagggacttcatagaacaatgtttttttacacacgAAACATGaatacatgttatattgcacactataaacacaatcaaagcttcaaaaaaacacgaaaaatgggacctttaacgacttttttctcgtaatttgatgactttattctcagcattttatttcaacttttttctcgaaatttaacaactttaatctcaacattttatctcgactttttctcaaaatttaacgagttttttctcgtaatttaacaagtttattctcaacattttatttcaacttttttctcgaaatttaacaagttttttcacgaaatttaacaactttaatctcgaagatgtttttttttttttttattattgcttggccctaatcctcttccgtaatccAGAGAGCCAAATAGAACAAAATTGTCACTTCCTGATCAACTGGCGctaaatatcactaagaaaatTGGAAGTTTCTGCAGCAGAAgccactgtatataataatttttttatataataaattactttataatTGCCTCAGAGCGCGCAGACGAAACCCAATAAATGCTGTAATGTTATCTTGCTTTCAGATGCCTGGTGTTTGTGAACACAGTAGTGTGAGACGCTTCTGGGAGGGAATTATATCGAaccattttaattacattttaacttgCTCAGGCATTACAGAatgaccaaaacagcatttcagatgctgtgcaATGAGATCGGTCCACTAGTTGGTTCGTCCAGTTATGCCATCACATCACAAAGTGTCTTTTTTGATGAGCATCAAGGAATTTATATGCTAAAAGTGTTTCCATCATAATTTATGCGCATGTTTTCGTATCGCATTAAAACTTTATCCTACtcattttagaatttatgcaatatcccaaaatgcacataaaaataggtggatggaaacatagctagtgaggacttttcttcttcttttcagAACTCCACCACTGAAGTATTACATACTTTTGCTTATGTCATGATTCTCAGttggttttttgttttattttttctttgatCAGTGGTCAGGCCCTGCAAACTCACTGATTTCAGCTGTGGTGATAAACCCGAAAGGTGTGTTCCTATGAAATGGAGATGTGATGGTACCAAGGACTGTCTGAATGGTGCAGATGAGGAAGGCTGTGGTGAGTCTCTTTAAATTTATAgtttaatgcacagctagcTATGGGTTATTCCGCTTATACCATGGTCGTTTGCTAGCTTTGACAAGATGAAGCTGTTATGGTGTTTGCAGTGCAATAATTGACTGGTAGGGTAAAAATTATGGTACATTTTCATCAGTTACGGTTTGTTAGAACTAGCATTTTGCCCACTTTAAAACTGATACAGAGATAAAGTAGTGTGGTAAgattaaatttatttgaaataattatCGAGAATGGGAGATTAGAGATGCGTGTGTGCAACATCTCCAAGCAACATCTTTCTACTAACGGTGAAACTGTGagtttcaaaaacactgatgtaAGCTTCAATGAAAGCAGCGATTAAAAAAAGGGATAGGAACTACCTGCGCACTAAACTGTTTTAATGCACACCTTCCAGCTAATCAGAATCGAGTATTCAGACATACCATGGtaattatgtatatgtatgtatctatTTATGTGTGTACAATTTATTTTCACAAAGTGAGGACTTTTCCTCTTCTTTTCAGAACTCCACCACTGAAGTATTACTTTTGCCGACAGATGTCATGATTCtctgtttgcttttgttttattttttgtataattttttgCTTTGATCAGCAGTCAAGACCTGCAGATCTGGTCAGTTTAGCTGTGGTGATGAACATAAAACGTGTGTGCCTATGATTTGGACATGTGATGGTGCCAAGGACTGTTCTAATGGTGCAGATGAGGAAAACTGTGGTGAGTGACATCTCTTTAAATCTCATCTTTTCTGCACATACCTAGattatctatctgtccatctatctttCTTTTCTGCAGGACCAGCTAATCACACTAATTGAACCAGACTATTTATCTGTTGACCAAGCAgtctcattggctgcagaatCAGTAGATGCCAATCAGCTTGCAGTGCAGATTGCATGTAACGAATGTTAAAAGCAAATCATCTTGACCCAAATTAtcacagggaaaaaaaagaattttttttcaaaccCTTATGTGCAGGTAATGCTCATTAGCACTCACGTCACCGGCCTCGCTCCGTTCCCACAGCTCTCGGCCTTGCCCTGTTTGCCACAATACCATATGGTTCTATGGGCTGACATAGACTTACTaacagatacaataggtgcctacacACATTAATGTTGTTGTCAGTTCATATGcaaaattcatatatatatatatatatatatatatatatatatatatataagttcaTATGcaaaattcatatatatatatatatatatatatatatatatatatatatatatatatatatatatatatatatatatacatatcaaaatatattttttacatttagggTCTGTGCATCTGCCTTTAACCTGTGCATCAGATAATCAAATCTGCCATAAATAGATTTATATAGGTAATATTTTGCAATCAatgtaaaaatacttaaaacacTTAAGATATATACttggttttaaaaaataaatacatgttaaTGTAAGGCTCAATGACATGACAGGTCATTTTTtggtccaaaggccttaatattaataataaaaaacaaagatataatATCCAAAGTATGTAAAGTAGTACAACTAGATATCTTtgattgaatccaaaaggttttaattatattttgctacatataaaggtattttaaagaaagtcattcggtttaaccaatacagccatttcatttgtgattaaaatatcttaaaatgtaataaatgtatatattttttattctggcatgattctATATCATCATAtttcaacatagtgcaaaatagtatggttatgtgtagaagtcgttgctttgttatgagaaagaatgtccggaaaaatgaatttcattgatgtcattcggattaaccaatataaagggaccattttggaagtcatgtggtcaatatcatgtgacaggatgtgacatcattcagacacctgccaaggatcacatggtcatgaagcaaagtgactaaatctctcttaactatttgaaaaattcatgttttcacttgctcatacgcatgtcccgaaataTCAGGTCATTctgtacaaccgctataaaacatggaaaatgttgtaatattttaaaaacttgtcctaaatataaaatgattgattttccTTTTGCTATCTAGCTAGCAAGCTAATTATCAGCAGCTAGCTAGCGAGCTAGATATCAgcatgttagcattgtttgaaaataatcgtcattcggtataaccaaaagtgtcatttgggAAAACTGAATGAATTTTtaggtgacaaattttgtccatcttgaaaaattgattataaaaaacacataatctcattgttaacacttaataaaacttcaaaatttacaaaatctccattatgttttttcacAAGTTTAAAAACCTTATTAGTTAATGAcccataaacattaaaaaaatctgttgtgTTGGATGCTATTGATagtataagaaatgtttattatttatttattttaattgaatatGTGCCAACattaagtaaaactgaaacatttACATTGGATTAAGAAAACAGACAGTGAGGACTTCCTCCTCTTTTCAGAACTCCACCACTGAAATATCACTTCTGCGGACAGATGTCATGActgtttttggtttatttttgctttgaaCAGAAGTCAAGACCTGTGGACCCACTGAATTCAGCTGTGATGATAAATTCAAAAGGTGTGTGCCTATGAGATGGAGGTGTGATGGTACCAAGGACTGTCTGAATGGTGCAGATGAGAAAGGCTGTGGTGAGTCTCTTTAAATCTCATCTTTCTGGTGGGGTTAGGATTAGGCAATCAGGTAGCAACTTCAAAGAGGGGGTTGTTCATTTGGCAGGGAGTCAAAAATTGGCACAACACCTGGCAACGTGCCGGATCTCCGGCATGCGGCGTCTGGCTGTGGGGGAAAAAAGACAGtcctacatttaaaaaaacgcGTTGATATCACATTCGAGTTCATGAGTTCACCTACCAGTGGTATGAGAGGAACACAGCTTTCACTCTCAACCATAGTAACATTAGCCAATCAGAAGGAGAATGGGGCAGCGGGTCTTGAAAAAAGTGTGGTTGAGATCCAGCTGCAACTGAGTCCTAGCCTGCATTTCGATGTgtatactatccatcctaaataatATGTGACATTAataatattcaatactatttagggcAGATAGAGTGGATAGTATGCATATTGGGATGCAGGGCTACTAAGCATAGATGCAGACGTCACATTGGACAGTAGCAAGCAAACATACTCGGCAGGATGTTTATGAAGCCTGGGGAAGACGTCCTAATTGATAAAggacttaaaaataaatggcaCTGGGCGTGGATAGAAGAAATAGTCAGAGACGGCAAGCCTTTTGGTAGTTGGTGTAAGaaattacttcttttttttttaattgctttggTGCACTTTTCACAAGAAATTAGtaaattttcaaaactcttagtactaatatcacaacagatcatcaaaagtgcattttttttttcaattgtttggtaaaagtcctggcctgaagacatctacatgccaatattcagttacagtcatagcaccacctgttggcaacaggaaatggcatgctttacacaatAATTCACCCTCtgaaacacattttaatatgccatgaagtaccaaacatgctagaaacatgttaaataatgcaacacttggctaagtgctaaaatgtatgcgattaatgccacgaaaaaggaagttgttgtaactcaggcatgcAATATCCAATCTGCCTCAAACTTCACATTTAATAAGTGCCCTgtcctgaagacatctacatgtcAAAATTTAGTTACAGTCCTATCGCCACTAGCTagtagcaggaagtgtggcaaatACAAATGACTGACATAGTCCTCCTATATTTACCTACTTAAATGCATGTTTCCCACCATGCTCTGTTTTCCTAAAGCCACAGAGTGCTGGTGGCACGGGTGCAAGGACCCTTTCATCagtgcttgcagctttaatttaccATTATTTCTTTGGAGCAAAAcaattttagatattttagaAATTTCATGTTTTAGATTGTAGGTCATCTTACCCTGTCAAGGACAAAGCTAACCAGCAAAACTTGATTTCAGAAGCATCCTAAATGTTACATGTGTTTGCCCCATATTCTAGTGAGTAACCTTTCTTGGTATTGCTGTTTCAAATAGCCCACCATAATCTGTAATCTGAGCCTGTCAAGGGCTAATGACAATGGCAAATACATTACAAGTTAGTTTAAaggaaaatcattttaaaataattgataattcttctctttttttttttttttttttttgggccaaATAACCCTGCGTATGTGTCTGCCCCTGCAACCCCAcccccagaaaaaaaaaaataataattttttttgcttttagctatgcactaattttgtacttaatatactaaaacttcttctttagtacttcttaagtaCTAAGTAACATCTAAGTGTGCTCAGCTGTACtatttgagacaccatgaaatatgaactaaaatgtgcttttaacatactatctctgtattaagttttttttatttatttaccactTGTAGTGCACTTAAACCCATCTTTCATACACTTCTAAATATACTCATCAGACATAGAAAATAGacttatgaattatttaaaatataggaagaatatataataaatatgtacaaaatgtatttgtaatgtATTGCCCTCATaattttatacattaaataatgaatattaaatgtATTGTAACTATGTTAGTGTATGTAGTTAAGTATATGTTAATGATGTTTTACTTGTAATTAATacatttgtactgtatttttcatgaaaatccaTTAAAATAGAACTTAGTGatagtataatataaaaatccGCTAAAATTATGTAAAGCGATCATAGAACACTTTTAAGTAATGCACTGATAAAACTCTTtgtatatttgattactttatctgACTACACTTTAAATCAATTTAAGCATTAGTCGTATTGTGTATACTTTACTTTAAGTGCACTGAAGTACTATTGAAGTAGAAATATACTTTTAATTGGTGTATTTATAGTGTATAacttttacagttttatttagCACAAAAAAAAGTACTACAAATTGACTTGcttgtatttaagtattttagtGCAttcaagtatactttatttttacTCTCTCTTGATAACATTAGTCACTCAAGATATAGATGCCCCAGACACAAgcaataatgcaaaatgatggTAAAACTGATGTTTACAATCTTACATCTACTGAAATTTGTGATGTTATTGAATGTATCTTTTTTGATTGAGACTTTACATGTCATGATTCTCAGTTAATttgggttttgttttttgttttttgtttttttgctttccTCAGTGGGTCTGACCTGCAGACCCACTGACTTCAGCTGTGGTGATAAACCCGAAACGTGTCTGCCTATGGTATTCAGATGTGATGGTGACAAGGACTGTCTGAATGGTGCAGATGAGGAAGGCTGTGGTGAGTCtctttagtttagttttatctatagtttaatgcacagctagccATGGGTTATTCCGCTTATACCATGGTCGTTTCCCAGCTTTGACAAGATGAAACTGTTATAGTGTTTGCAGTGCAATAATTGACTGGTAGGGTAAAAATCATGCTATATTTTCATCAGTTACAGTTTGTTAGAACTAGCATTCTGCCCACAGTAagattaattttatttgaattaatgaattatagcatttattttaattaattatcaaAATGTATGCCTTCAATGCAGCGTACATTTCATTGAATAAAAGTGTCTGAGAGGGTTGTTGAGAACCTGACATATCAAAATACATTTAGGGTCTTTTTACATTTAGGGTCTGTGCACCTGCCTTTAATCTGTGCATCAGATAATCAAATCTGTGATAAATAGATTTATATaagtaatattttgtaatcAGTGTACAAACataattccaaaaaagttgggacactgtacaaattgtgaataaaaaaggaatgcaataatttacaaatctcataaacttatattttattcacaatagaatatagataacatatcaaatgttgaaagtgagacatttggaaatttttgatttcatgagagctacacattctaaaaaagttgggacaggtagcaataagaggccggaaaagttaaatgtacatataaggaacagctggaggaccaatttgcaacttattaggtcaattggcaacatgattgggtataaaaagagcctctcagagtggcagtgtctctcagaagtcaacaTGGGCAGaagatcaccaattcccccaatgctgctgcggaaaatagtggagcaatatcagaaaggagtttctcaaaGAAACATGGCaaaaagtttgaagttatcatcatcttcagtgcataatatcatccaaagattcagagaatctggaacaatctctgtgcgtaagggtcaaggccggaaaaccatactggatgcccgtgatctttgggcccttagacggcactgcatcacatacaggaatgctactgtaatggaaatcacaacatgggctcaggaatacttccagaaaacattatcggtgaacacaatccaccgtgccattcgccgttgccggctaaaactctataggtcaaaaaagaagccatatctaaacatgatccagaagcgcaggcgttttctctgggccaagggtCATTTAAagtggactgtggcaaagtggaaaactgttctgtggtcagacaaatcaaaatttgaagttctttttggaaaactgggacgccatgtcatctggactaaagaggacaaggacaacccaagttgttatcagcgctcagttcagaagcctgcatctctgatggtatggggttgcatgagtgcgtgtggcatggtcagcttacacatctggaaaggcaccatcaatgctgaaaggtatatccaagttctagaacaacatatgctcccatccagacgtcgtctctttcagggaagaccttgcattttccaacatgacaatgccagaccacatactgcatcaattacaacatcatgtctgcgtagaagaaggatccgggtactgaaatggccagcctgcagtccagatatttcactcatagaaaacatttggtgcatcataaagaggaagatgtgacctaagacaggtgagcaactagaagcctgtattagacaagaatgggacaacattcctattcctaaacttgagcaacttgtctcctcagttcccagacatttgcagactgttataaaaagaagaggggatgccacacagtggtaaacatggccttgtcccaacttttttgagatgtgttgatgccatgaaatttaaaatcaacttatttttcccttaaaatgatacattttctcagtttaaacatttgatatgtcatctatgttgtattctgaataaaatattgaaatttgaaatttccacatcattgcattctgtttttattcacaatttgtacagtgtcccaacttttttggaatcaggtttgtaaaaatacttttagggcacctattatgcccctttttacaagatgtaaaataagtctctgatatccctgaagtttcagctttaattactcactc
The window above is part of the Chanodichthys erythropterus isolate Z2021 chromosome 3, ASM2448905v1, whole genome shotgun sequence genome. Proteins encoded here:
- the LOC137017351 gene encoding low-density lipoprotein receptor-like, which encodes MRWRCDGDVDCQNGADEEGCVVRPCKLTDFSCGDKPERCVPMKWRCDGTKDCLNGADEEGCAVKTCRSGQFSCGDEHKTCVPMIWTCDGAKDCSNGADEENCEVKTCGPTEFSCDDKFKRCVPMRWRCDGTKDCLNGADEKGCVGLTCRPTDFSCGDKPETCLPMVFRCDGDKDCLNGADEEGCEVKTCGPTEFSCGDKRKRCLPMRWRCDGSKECPNGADEEGCVTQDEDAPVTSKNLTEKRRR